The Gossypium arboreum isolate Shixiya-1 chromosome 2, ASM2569848v2, whole genome shotgun sequence region ttagacaaaaaataaaaaaattcaacccCAATGTGGGAATAATTGTCAAGTTCAGACCCCAAAATGTGATTTAACCCAAAGTTCAAAGATAATACATATCATACACATTTGATTGCTTACCTATATATATTACAGCTAGCAGCAAAAATATGATGGGGTATGTTGAAAGTTGAAACCAAGTTACTGCTGCCTAGTGATATTTAGTTTGGCAAGCAGGAAGCATGGAAGCATAAAAGCATGTGGTGTGGGACAGTAAAAGAGGAATGATTTAGGGCATTCAATGATACACATTCACTACCATATGAACTGCACCGACAAATTAATGATATGCAAAGTCGAacagtatatatatgtatatatataaatatatgtatatcacTGTTGGACTATAGTATGTTCAACACTTTGCAGGCTCACAATGAACACTGTGATCACATGATGTTCAATCACAATAAACACTTGCAATGAAGACTTGGATTCTACATAGAGATGTAAATAAACTAAATAAAGCGATTCATTCGCAGCTACACAAACCATATATGAAACCAGATGGAGCGAAActctaatattaattttaatttctttatgaaaattGCCATATCAAAACAATCAAAGCACATGTTTCATACATTCCATATATGAATTCTAGCACAAACATCAAACATGAAACAGTTATATCACACCATATTGAAGGAGACTTGCCACTGTCAACTCTTGGTACTTACCGGAGCGTGTCTTTGGTTCAGTATATCATTATTTTTCAGTTGAAGCAAGCTCCCCTAAACAGAAAAGGTTATTGCTATTAATTTACGTAGGGTTAGTCTTGCTGCTTTGATGCCATTGAGCTATCAGAGTGGGGTACGTTGCCTTGGGCGTCTGAGTAAGGTCTAATGAAAGTTCTTCGCCACCATACCTCGAAAGCCCTTTGAAGATTGGGGCAGTTGTCGCCAGCCTTGAGAAAACTGCCTAACCAAGTAAGCAGAATACTTTGCTGATCCTCTAGAGGCAAAGTGAGAATCGTCCTACCGATGCCTTCCTCCACAACTTTCCTATCAAATGACCTGCAACCATGTTGCAACCAGTTGTAGTCATTGATCAATGGTTGCAACCAGGTTTGTAACAATAACTGACGAGTGTCCTTCGCTGGTAGCAACTCCCCTTTTCCGATTCCAACAAATAACCGAGCTGTAATGCAACTAACATGGTGTCGAGACACAATGGGAAGCTTCGAATGTAATGTTGCTAATTCTTGCTGGCTGGCCCACATTAGTGCAAATTCATCTGCCGATTGCCTGTCAGCCAAAATCTCAAGCAACCATGAGAGATTATCTGCCTCCAAAGCTATTTGTTTCACCACAGGTTCTCTGCTGTCCACAGATTTATCACTTCGTTCTAGTTCAACTGCTTGCTTGAACAGAGATAAAAGTGAATCCAAGCAACTTCTGGACAATGTATAAACTGTTTCATTGCAGACGTCGGCTGGACCAGCATAGCTCGGGAGGCTATTATTCTCTCTAAGAAGCTTCAATACTACAGATTTCATTTCACGTCGTCCTCTCTCCTCATTGCTTTTAAGAACAAGTTCCATTATGTGTGAAATAGTGTCATTAGGGGGATTAGAGACATTAGAGGAGATGCGTTTTAATACTGGTGTGACCCCGATACCTTCACCCTGGAGTCGCAAAACTGAAGAGACCACCTTGTCTTCTTCCTCTTCGCCAACCCAAGGAACTGCTTCTAAATATTCCAAGCATGACTGTATGCATGAGTTAAAGCCAAGTAGTTCAGCAACCTGCAAAGAAGTTCATAACACGCGTAAGGGAAGTTTTGTCAAAGGACAAATTTTAATATGCACTATCTGGTTTCACAAAAAGAGACATTTAACAATAAATTCTACAAATTGTTGGATGTCAATCAACATCACAGTGAACTTTGAATAAACAAAGATCGCATGGCATAAACTAGTGAATATCATTCATGGATCGAAATATAATAGACCATGAATCTTAAGCGAGCTTGAAATACAACATGCAGGTCACATGATATTCTTAATTTTAGCAAGGATAAActaggtaaaagtaccatggaagcCCCCATACTAGGACTCGGATTGTATTTTGCCCCATTCACTTAAAAAATGCGCAAATTAGTCcatatacattagatcaaagagcaaactggtcctttctattaaaaatttcatcaatttctacGGTTAAAAACTAGTGTAGCTAACGAAATAACCAAACAATTACATGTGATGTGCCACATGTACCTCATGCAGACATACAAGGactaatttttaatagtagaaatggatggaATTTCTTAACAGGACCAATTTGCTCTCTAATCTAACgtataaggactaatttgcccattttttgagtaaaaAAGGCAAAATGCAATCCGTATCCTAGCACAAaggcctccatgatacttttaccgaaTAAGCTACATCAAGCAAGCAGAGAAACAGAATGGTATAGGCAGTTGTTAATGAGGTCAATTCATAATCCTACATAACCCCTATCTCCAAGTTCTCCAAGTCGAAACCATCGCTTCACAAGGAATGGTAACATCCATATCAGCCAATAGACATACTAAAGTATGCTTGGAGATTATGAAGAATATAAGTAAATCCTACACATATTTATAACATTCTCAATGGTTAAGTACTTATATTCTGCTTTTCAAGCATAAGAAATAATTTATGATCTGCCAATATACAGTATGGCACAGCATAAACATAATTATCAGTTGTAATGCTAATTGCTCTACAAGTCCGTGTATGTTAAAGAAAATAATAGCATATTGACTTCGAACATGGCAAGCATGAATACTAAGTACATAGATTATATTGGTAAAAGTTCAAAAGTAATATATGGTCTCAAAATAACAAACGGGGCTTTCAGTGTGCAGATATGCCGTCAATTTGAGCTTGCGATCAACACCGTCTTTTCACTAGAATTTAAGAAGTTCAAAGAGATATGACACAGTTGAGTACCAactattatgattattattatttgtgaAGATAAGACCGGTATTAGAAATGGTGTTTTTAGCATGTATGTGTATGCGCAATATAAAAGGATTCAGCCCCTAAAAATAGAAGGGCCATAGCACGAATATGCAAATTACCTTGAGAATGCGAAGCACGCGTGAAACACTTTGTTTGATTAACCGCTGCTTCATTTCTTTGCAATACATCAACCCCACGGTTTCGACATAACTTTCAACATCCTCGCAGTCATCGATTTCAAGACAAGACAAACCAGGCTCTTGTCCAGAAAGTTTATCAGTAAAAAAACAGCTATGCTCCATTAGAACTATCTTGTGGACACTCAATTTCACACAAAACCCTTGCTTCCCAAGTAGAATCACCTTCATATCACTTGTTCCCGGTTCACCATACTCGATTGCCACATTCCTAGGCACATGTTCTACCTTAGGCCTCGGCACCCTCTCCGGAACTACTGGTGCACTAATACCATGATTAACTGGAGTAAAAGTTCTTTGATCACCATAAGTACCTGCTGGCTTTATTGGTGTAGTCATCGGCTTCTTCTCGGTTACCGGGACTTGCTTCTTATGAACAGTAACCTGAGGGGGCGGCGAGGAGGGTTTGGGCTTGTTTAAAGGCTTTTGTGATTTAAGAGTCTTTTGAAACCCAACAGGAGACGGACAACACCAAAAACCTTCAGGGGTCACTGCAATTGGAACATTTCTAATCTTGGTTTGACCCTGTTCTACCTTAGGAAGTCTAATTTCAGCCATTTCCAACACCAACTCAATGCattattttaagaaaaaacaAGGCATAAACTCCCTAAAGTTAAGTTCCTAAAGATTTCTATACAAAAAAggctatatgaacttacctaaaacatgcatttaacaGTAATCTACAATAGTAAAGAACCTAAAAATTTCttcatcaaacaacaacaaatCACAGGGTAAGAAagataggaaaaaaaaaaaaaagaagccaaAATCTTTAGAAATTCTCCTATTCCTAGCTGTAGAAAAAAAAAGGTACCTTTTTTATACCCAACAAAGAGAATATCGAAAACTTCAAAACACTAAAGCCAGAGCAAAAGAAAGACTGCTATTAATGTTTTAACCTGGTATTTGCTATCTCCTTTGAAAACCCATCTTCAATATCTTATTTTCTAAGCCCACAGGTGCCTAAAATGATTGATTGAGAGCTATGGTGTTAAGCATCAAGGGAACCATTCAACTCAAGACTTAGGCCAGGGCAGAATAATGAGTAAAGtgtcatattttatattttgtatataAGAAATAGAAAGCAAACAAAACCCCACAACAGCtaaagcaaaaaaagaaaaaatcaaataTTGAAAAAGgggaattttaaaaaatcaaatattgaAAAAGGGGAATTTTACCACTGTTTCTGTCTCAACTAAGCTTTAGATAACTGTTGTTTTTTACCTTGCAAGTCTGAATATTCTTTCTTttgtactaaaaaaaaaaaaaacaccactTGCTAAATCCTCTATTTAATCAAAAGAAGTTTTCATTTTTTAATGGTCTCtcatcattttaaaaaaaaaaagattttctactcccattaaatttttttttaaaaaatgccaAACCCCATAAATTTTTGGGTTCTTATCTGTCTTTGAGGTGTTGTTGCTTTTATGGGACGCTGCTGGATTTTCGATGCAGAAGAAGTGAGCATCGTTTTCATTAATACTGATGGGGTGTGAGTCAAATGACTAATTAAAAAGGTGATTTATTTAGGGATAAAGTCCCTGAACTTgtcaattttttcaatttagtctttaatttttattgtccGCATgcatttttttcttaattttgttCATGTATTACTTTGATATTGCATCACGTCAtcacataaaaattatataatcttTTAAAAAAGTCGAGTGATAATGTGATACAATTTTAGAatattacatcatcatagaaatcaaaattgaaaaaattgttTAATTAAGTAACTAATATGGACCAAAAAAGTTCAaagaccaaattttaaaaaaaaaaattgctaaGATTAAGGATTAAATGTTGACTAATTTAAAGGTAGGGTTTGAATCAAATGACTAATTGAAACGTGTTTTATTTAGGGATAAAACGACATTTAGTCTCTAAATTTATCAGCTTTTTTTAACTTAGTCCTTGACTTTTTTTCTCCACATGTAACTTTTCCCAGTTTTGTTTATGTATAAGTATGTCATTctgatattatattatgttatcacataaaaaattatatatatttttttaaatttcaagtgATAATAAGGCACAATCTCAAAATGTCACATTATCACAAGtaccaaaattgaaaaaaaaattactaagttcaggtactaaattaaaaataattccaaGTTCAAAAGCTAAATTTTGACTTATCCCATTTGTTTATATGAATCTAGCTAAATTTTGGATGTGATTCAACAAATGTTGATATTAGTTAATAAATTGATATGCCTGTGATTTTAAGACATTACTTAAATCTCATCTTTTACCTTACTATGAGATTTTCTCGTGATAAAATTGATATTTCACAAAAGATTTTCAATATCAGGTACTCGTATATTGGATCGTGATTAAATTCGtagtaaaatttaattaaaccCCTAAATAAAAGTAACACttttttatttacaaattttgaatttctaattttattCGTTGAGGGACATTAAGCTCTATGCTTAACAAACTGGTCTGATTAACTTTAGTTGAGTAAATTGACCAAATTGAACCGATTTTGATTCGGTCGATTTTTTCAATTAACCAACTTTGGGTTATTATGTTGGATTTATATGGTTATGTATTTATTATAcatcataaaatataaatatatttaaaataatttaaaataatataaaataagttaATGTTTTTGGTCAGTTTAGTTTGTGGAttgattttttcaaattttcgGTTAAAATCGCAAATTGCTTTCCCCTATTAAGAGTTGGTGAAGGGCATTTTGAGGAggcaaaaaaatcaaattaagggATTGAGAgtgtttttctatttttggtgtcGGGCAGTTATATTGGATCATAATTAAATCTGGCAAGTTAGAAAAGACCACTAAATGAAAGaggcatttttttttttaaaaaaacctgtcataattttatttaaaagatatcgagagaaaataaaatgaatagtGAGAGCTAAATCTAGCAATTTTTTAATGAGGTAGGAAACATCAgaaatgtttaaaattattatttctggTAACTTTTATGACCACAACAGTAATTTGGACAAATTTATGACATTTTAAAACAAGGGAGCTAAAAACATAAGGGATAAGTTCAATATTTGGGCCTTGAGCttagtattttttaatttgatcCCTACATTTTCTTTGCCTATTTTAATCTCTGAATTGggtactttttttaaaaaaattagtctCTATAATGATGTGACACATTAATATTATACTACATCGtcgtttaatttttttaaaaaaaaagaatatttttatGTAATGATGtaacataatattaaaatatcacgTCATTACATAAatcaaaattaagaaaaattacaaaatatcaagattataaaactaaaaattgataaaaaagtCAACTTTAGAGACTAAAGATGGGTTTAGATGAACAGTGCGTTTATTTACTGTTAATGTAAAAACAACAGTGACGGTGAGATTAAATACTTTAACAATATTATAGCGtaagacaaaaagtaagctaaataTATCCCACTGCCCGTCCAAATTCGTCCTGAATATTATTTTATTCAAACATTAATAAAAGATGTTATGAACttgaaatattcaaattaaattgtatataaaaaaatcatattgAGAAATTATGTTAGATTCTAATCAAACAactcaaatatattatttaattaaaccatttattcttaattcatttatttcctCAAAGTTATTAGATATTCCATCATGTCATTGGTCCCTTCAAATTTACCCTTTTGTTTTCTAATTTGCCATAAATTCAGATCTTAATAAAAGCTTCTCAATGGACCCAtctgtaaataataataataaagaaggaAACATCTTGATTTATGGGAACATGAAAATATACTTACTTTATCAAAAGGAGGAAGCTTTTGCATGTGGCCATTTTATATACAATATGATGAAATTAGTTAATGCTTTTCAAAGTCTTTTCTCTTTGGGTAAAACaatatttagtccctaaatctaatttttttcaatttagtccttaaatttgtCTACATTAGTCTTAGAATTTCAcaaaattttctcaatttttaGTCCATGTGATGACGTGACACTTTGATATTGCGTCATGTCATCACTCAAAaaactatatatttttaaaaagattaaaatatgcCAAAGTtattgtacttttcaaaattttagaatttaatccCTGTACTTTTTGTTTCAGGAACTTAGTCCATCTATTTTTTATAATTCAAagttgttaaatttttttattaacttgttggtgtgacattttaaaatttttaaaaaatactcaCTTCATAGCCATGTTATTAAAAAAATGAGGTTGTAATGAACTtgaataacaaaaaaattaataatgctAACAATTGAACCTatattttgaaatctgaaaagcAGAAagattaaattcttgaaaataaaagtgcaAGGACTGAAttctaatttttcaaaaaatatagagacttaaaaatattttaacttcttttaaaAATGTAGGTATCTTAAAATGCCACATCATTACGAGGactaaaattaagaaaaaatcgTCAAGTTTAGGAACTAAAATGAAAAAAGACAATCAGAGATCAAATTGAAAAATTTGATAAATTCAGGgactaaatattatttttatttttactttggtTCTAAGTTCAAACATTGGTCTGTATTTTACTCTTTAAGAAAAGGTTCTGCTGGAATGCAATAATGGAGTGTTTCAGCAATGATGGAAAAGAAGAATAAAAGAATCATTTGCAAAGATGGGCATGGCTAGTTGTAAAATTTTGGCCCACCTTTACCGCTCATATGATCATGCCTTCTCATAAGGTGTGCCATCATCATTTGCTTCcccataaattttattaaattcgaGTGGTAAAGaattaaatgtctttaaaataaaatttcaggtttaagtagaaaataataattttaggagATCTTACTTCTAATttagaagttaaaatatttttaactccGAATTTAATTAAGATTCAATATAAATATAGAGTCATTTGAGACTCAAGAATAAGTCAAATTTCTAGTTTTTTATTTGGGTTACTAGAACTTTTATGActtgaatttgataattaagtttgTTTGAGTATTTCTATTTTTGTTGGTTTTggtgtttaatttttataatcaagTCTATTTTGGTCACTAAACTTAACAAATTTACAATAATTTTATTATACGATATTCTAATATTGTGTCTTATCATCACTTGAAATGATCAACATAAACCTAATTACCAAGTTCAAGGATTAAAAGTATATTAcccatttttttcttcttcttttcttttatttttcctgAATTTTTTTTGTCACTATAACTCCATAAATAAGTTTGTAACTCaagtttttctttccttttcttttcactatattcatacatattttgcaAAAGAAaaaactgttttttttttgtcctttatGTAATTTGGACATTGGAATCTTATCTATAACATGTTTTGGGCTCACTTGAAGTACTGTTGTTTTACCCTCATTACTTGTGGATAACGTATGAAGTAGACTCAACTAAGTTGGCTGCTATATGTCTTAGCTTTGTTTTTTCAACTTTTGTCACCCCCAAATCCAACCCCTTGCCTATGTGGTCAATGGTCACTTTCCTTGTTTCTTTATTTTAGACTCCATTTTAGCATTGTAATTTGAAATTTGTGAGATTTATTGGGTAGTTAATTCATCTTGTCAAGAATAAGaatattgtaaatattgtgaGTAACTAATCGGATTACATTTTATCTCTTTTATTATACTTTATGTCAAAGATTAAATTAATCTTTTTATctctactattaaaaattaaaatatcgtCCGTCAAACAATTGATATTTAGTCTTCTAAATATATTTTCCCTTGATGAAAAATTCTGTATCTCGTATTGTAGCGAAAGCTAGCATGATTTTTTTCTCAAAAGCGCCCACCCATCAACAGAAACCAACAATTTTTAATTGTTAGAACCTTAAAA contains the following coding sequences:
- the LOC108456905 gene encoding BTB/POZ domain-containing protein At3g50780, giving the protein MAEIRLPKVEQGQTKIRNVPIAVTPEGFWCCPSPVGFQKTLKSQKPLNKPKPSSPPPQVTVHKKQVPVTEKKPMTTPIKPAGTYGDQRTFTPVNHGISAPVVPERVPRPKVEHVPRNVAIEYGEPGTSDMKVILLGKQGFCVKLSVHKIVLMEHSCFFTDKLSGQEPGLSCLEIDDCEDVESYVETVGLMYCKEMKQRLIKQSVSRVLRILKVAELLGFNSCIQSCLEYLEAVPWVGEEEEDKVVSSVLRLQGEGIGVTPVLKRISSNVSNPPNDTISHIMELVLKSNEERGRREMKSVVLKLLRENNSLPSYAGPADVCNETVYTLSRSCLDSLLSLFKQAVELERSDKSVDSREPVVKQIALEADNLSWLLEILADRQSADEFALMWASQQELATLHSKLPIVSRHHVSCITARLFVGIGKGELLPAKDTRQLLLQTWLQPLINDYNWLQHGCRSFDRKVVEEGIGRTILTLPLEDQQSILLTWLGSFLKAGDNCPNLQRAFEVWWRRTFIRPYSDAQGNVPHSDSSMASKQQD